CGAAGAACTGAAGCACCGCATGCGTGCCGAATTCGATGGCAAAACGGTGGCCGTGGACGATTTCCGCACCCTGGTCAACCACCTGGCCGCAGTCCACCCCAGCCGCTACCGCCAGCTGCTCGCCGGCGTTGAGGCCGTGGTGTGGAGCGACGTCGAAACCATCACCGAGCAGGCCGTTGCCTTGCGGTTCGTGGTGCTCGCGGACCGTCTGTACGACAAGGATGTGCCGATCCTCGCCAGTGGAGTCCCGTTCGATCAGCTCTTTACGGAAGAGATGATGACCGGCGGGTACATGAAGAAGTACTTCCGGGCGGTCTCCAGGCTGACGGCGCTGGCACGCGAGGCGCAAAACCACGAACCTGCCTGAGTCAGCCTTTCTGGAGCGGTGTCCGGCTCTTCAGCATCCAACGAACCAGGATGCCACCGGCCAAAGCCCAGAAGGCGGCGCCCACTCCCGCGAAGCTCAAGCCTGAGGCTGCGAGCAGGAATGTGATGCACGCCGGTATGCGTTCCTCGGCTGCGGCCAGTGCCGAGGAAATCGACGATGCCAGTGTTCCCAGGAGCGCAAGCCCCGCCACCGCTTCCAGCAGTCCGGGCGGGGCCGCAGCAACTACCGTGACCAGTGCCGCGGACCCCGCAGCCAGGACCAGGTACGCCAGGCCCGAGACAAAAGCCGCGATCCAGCGACGACCGTGATCCTTGCCGGCTTCTTCGCCGGCTGCCAACGCTGCGCTGAGGGCAGCCAGGTTGATGGCGTGGCCACCGAAGGGAGCTCCAACAACGGTTCCGGCCCCGGTCACCAGCATGGACGAGCGCCACGGAGTGGTGTAGCCGAACGATTTGAGGACTGCCACGCCCGGGATGTTCTGTGAGGCCATGGTCACGATGAAGAGTGGCAGGGCCAGCCCCACGGCAGCTTCCACGGTAAACGCCGGCGTTGTCCATTCCAGCCGGGGGAGCAGGTCCTCAGCCGGGACCTGGACGCCGTTTGAGGCGATGTGGATGCCGATGACGGCCAAAGCCACCAGCAGCGACCCCGGAACAGACCAGCGGGGAGCGAACTTCATCAGGACGATCCAACACAGGACCACCGGGGCGATGAGCAGCGGTGCCGATCCCAGCGACTTGAAGGGCGCCAGGCAGAGCGGAAGCAGAACACCGGCCAGCATGGCCTGTGCCAGTGCCGTCGGGATCTTCGCCATGATCCTGCCGAGGACAGGGAGCAGCCCGGTGAGGAGGATCAGTACCCCCACCAGCAGGAACGCTCCCACGGCAGCCGGCCAGCCGCCGTCGACCATTCCCGCGGAGGCGAGAAGCGCCGCTCCGGGCGTAGACCACGCAAGGGTAACCGGCATTTTGGAGCGCCAGGAGAGCCATAGGATACCGAGACCGAAAGTCAGCGTGAGCGCGAGCAGGCCGCTGGATGCCTGCCCCTGATTGGCGCCGACGGCTTTCAAACCTGCCAGGACGACAGCAAACGACGAGGTGAAACCTACCAGTGCCGTGACGATTCCTGCGGTCACTGGCGGACCCAGGGCCTCCTTGCGGACGAGGCGTTCGGTGGTCGACGGGGAAGGGGAAGGCATAGGCACAAAAATACCCGACCACCGTGGTGGTTAAACGCCAAGGGCACCGGTGGCGCCTCTCGGCGGGACCGGTGCCCCCTTGACGTATCTGGTACGGCGGCTCAGGCAGCTACGGCTGCTTCGGCTCATCCGCGACGGGAGCCTGTGGCTCTCCGTCATTCTTGGCCACGAAGTCGGAAGCGGCGTTCTGGACTTTGTCGACGTGGCCGGCGTACTTGCCACCCGTCTTCTCGTCCACAAAATCCCCGGCCTTTTCGATGCCATTCCTGATGGCTTCTTCGTTGCCTTGAATGAGACCCTGAGCCTTGCCCTTCAGGTCGTCAATTAAACCCACGGGCACCTCCCTTCCATCGCGGAGCCAGTTCGCTCCTCCGCGTCCGACCCTAACACCAGTTGGGAGAGGTGCCAAGGCTTCAACGCAGGCCTGTGGACAAACTACGCCGAGGGCGTAGTCACGGTCTTGTGGCGGGGGCTGTCCGGATTCATGAGTGAGTGCTTACGGCCGTAGGAGAAGTAGATCACCAAGCCGATGACCAACCACACGCCAAACCGTACCCAGGTCTCCCAGTGCAGCTGGAACATCAGGAACGCCGAAGCCAGGACGCCGAAGGCCGGGACGACAGGCATGAGCGGCAAACGGAAAGTACGCGGTGCATTTGGCTTGGTGTAGCGGAACACAATCACCGAAACGCAGACCACCACGAAGGCGGCGAGGATGCCAATGTTGGTGAGGTCGGCGACTTCCTTGATGGGGAAGACACCGGCAAGGAATGCCGAAGCGATGCCGGCGATCCAGGTAACACGCTGCGGAGTGCCGTTCCGGTCGGTCTTGGCGAACCACCCGGGCAGCAGGCCGTCGCGGCTCATGGAGAACCACACGCGGGTAACGCCCAGGAGGAACGTCAGCATTACGGTGAGGATGGACAGGACAGCGAACACCGAGATGATGGTGGCGATGACCGGAAGTCCCACGCCCGTGAAGGCGGAGGCAAACCCGGCCGTGGGGTTGATGTCCTTGTAGTTCTGCATACCCGTGAGGACGAGTGTGGCGGCGACGTAGAGCAGCATGGCGATGATCAGGGACAGGATGATGGCCTTGGGCATGTGCTTCTTGCCATCCTTGGCCTCCTCAGCCGCGGTACTCATGGCGTCGTAGCCGAACACCGCGAAGAAGACGGTTGCAGCACCGGCCACGACGGGACCGAATCCACTGGGCATGAACGGGTTGTAGTTCTCGGTGTTCACGTAGAAAATGCCCAGGCCGATGATGAACAGGATCAGGATCACCTTGATGGCGACCGCCACCAGCTCGAACCTGCCGAACGCCTTGGTTCCCCGGCTCAGGATCCACGTGACGAGGAGGCAGACGAGGATGGCCGGCAGGTTGATGATGCCGCCCTTGCCTTCATCGGCGGTGGACGTCATCCACGTGGGCATGTGGATCCCGATACCCGATAGGAAGGCGTCGAAGTAGCCGGAGATGCCGATCGCCACGACGGCCACGATCGCAATGTACTCAAGCAAAAGATCCCAGCCAATAAACCAGCCGATGATCTCTCCGAGGGCCACATACCCGTAGGTGTAGGCCGATCCTGCGCGGGGGATCATGCCGGCGAATTCGGCATAGGAGAGCGCTGCCGCTCCCGAGGCCAGCCCGGCGATCAGGAACGAAAAGAGCACGGCAGGGCCGACACCCGGGCTTCCTTCGCTGCCGTGGGCGACCAGTCCCGCCAGGGAGAAAATTCCGACGCCGATAATTCCGCCGACGCCGATGGCCGTCAGTTGCCAGAGGCCAAGACTTTTGAATAGTCCGCTGTGCTTGCTTTCTTCCTCGATGTCGTCAATGGGCTTGCGCCTCAGGACGGACTTGGAAGCCGTCAGTTGGTTCATGGGGGTACTCCTGCCAGTTGGCGTGGAACGGTGATGAGCTCGCAGTACATTATGCGAGCCCAATCACATTAGATAAAGCGACTTCTTCTGAGGTGTATCGGTTACTTCAAATGATGAATAGGCTATTCGGCGAAAATGGGCACAAAAAAAGCAGCTCCGAAGAGCTGCTCTTTTATATGGAGCGGACGACGAGATTCGAACTCGCGACATCCACCTTGGCAAGGTGGTGCTCTACCAGCTGAGCTACGTCCGCACATGTTGCCTGCCATGCTGATGCGTGGCTTTCAACAACAAACAAGTTGCCTTGTTCTGGTGGGCGATACTGGGATCGAACCAGTGACCTCTTCCGTGTCAGGGAAGCGCGCTACCGCTGCGCCAATCGCCCGTTACCGGGTCCTTCATCAAAGGAGAGCGGACGACGAGATTCGAACTCGCGACATCCACCTTGGCAAGGTGGTGCTCTACCAGCTGAGCTACGTCCGCACATGTTGCCTGCCATGCTGATGCGTGGCTTTCAACAACAAACAAGTTGCCTTGTTCTGGTGGGCGATACTGGGATCGAACCAGTGACCTCTTCCGTGTCAGGGAAGCGCGCTACCGCTGCGCCAATCGCCCATGCATCCAGCAAAAGCTGGAAGACATGGTTTTCACCGAGGTGGGTACGGGATTCGAACCCGTGTATACGGCTTTGCAGGCCGCTGCCTCGCCTCTCGGCCAACCCACCGTGTAAGCAGGATTCCGGGGAATTCTTGCCTTGACAGTGCCTTGCGAGCGGACGACGAGATTCGAACTCGCGACATCCACCTTGGCAAGGTGGTGCTCTACCAGCTGAGCTACGTCCGCAGTGTCGTTTCGACGGGCAGCCCTTCAGGCATTCCGTCGCTTTCCGACGAGTAAAAACTCTATAGGAGGTTCTTGCAAACTCCAAATCGGTTGCTTGCTTTTGGCCGCAGAGGTGGCCGGATCCCTGCAATTACGCGGATCCGGGGGAGTTTCACGGCTGTAATTCCACTGTTGTAGTTAGCAAGTGGCGGTGAACTCCAGATCCGTTTTGCATTCCGGCCGTGGTCCGTTAGTGTTTTCTATGCACCCGGGCGATTGGCGCAGTGGTAGCGCGCTTCGTTCACACCGAAGAGGTCACTGGTTCGAACCCAGTATCGCCCACCAACAGAAACCCCCGGACATCCGGGGGTTTCTTTGTGTTCCGGGCCATCCGTCCCGATGGGGCGTTGAAGAACCCGGGGTCTGAGTCCGGGAAGTTGCGACACGAAATGCGTGCTGGAAGCACTCCATCAGCGTGCCCGTACAAGAAGAACACGAACAGCCCAACGCAACTCCATGGCCCTCCCTGCCCCTGGAAGACCTGGCTCTGACGGCCCCCATCCTTGCTGCAAAGCTGGCACGACTGGCACCGGAGCAGCTCGCAACGATCTTCCCCTCGGAGAATGTCGGTCCTTTATGACACAGTCTTTATATGACTGCTCCACTGCTCGCCCACGCTACTGACTACGGCCGAATGTACGCCCGCTCTACTACCGAGCAATTCTCCGTGCCATCCATCACCACGGTGATCGGCCAGCAGGCCCATTCCCTGGACGGATGGTTCAGTTACATGGGTGCAAGCAGCTTGGCTGCCGACCCCGAGCTTCCTGCGATTCTTGGAAGTCCGGCAAAAATCCGGCAGGCAATCAACAAAGCTTCAAAGGCAGCCGAGCTTTACCGGGACCAGGCTGCTGCCCGGGGTGACAGGGTGCATACGTACTGCGAGCAGGTGGCTTTGCGCGCGATGGGACGGCCGCACCGCGCGGAAGAATGCCGGGAAGACCTGGCAGCACACGGCGAGCAGGCCTTCGCGGCCCGGTTCGATGAGTGGTGGGAACTCTACCAGGTTGAGCCACTGGCGCCGGAGATCACGGTCTGGAACTCGACGGTTGGCTACGCCGGCACGTTGGACCTTGTTGCACGGATCAATGGGCGCATATGCCTCATCGACTACAAGACCAAGGGGACAACCCGGGATGGGACTGTTAAAGCCCTCGACGACAAAGTAGTCATGCAGCTCACTGCAGGCATGAAGGCCGAAGAAAGCCTGGTGGACCCCGTGACAGGCCAATGGGAGCCCTGGAAGTACGGTGACAATCCCATGTTGCTGGCTGTTGCCGTGGGGGAAACCGAGGTGCGGCCGCAACGGGCCAACCCTGAGATCCTCAAGCACCACTGGTGGAAGTTCTGCGCTTTGCGTCGGGTGTGGGAGATGTCGGCAGACGTTACTGCCGCCGGACAGGCGCTGCTCCCTATCGCCCCGCCCGTGTTCGCAACGGCCGGAGCAGGGCAGGGATCAGCAGCAGCACTGTGACCTCAACTAAACTGGCTTAGGCTCCGCATCACCCGGAGCCGGCTTTGACGATCGTGAGGACTGACAGCACATGGCAATTATGAGTATCCGAATCATTGGGGATCCGGTGTTGCGCACCGTAGCCGATCCCGTTACTGAATTCGGTCCGGAGCTCGCCAAGCTGGTAGCTGACATGACCGAAACCATGGAGGACGTTGAGGGCGCAGGCCTTGCGGCACCCCAGGTTGGGGTCAGCCAGCGTGTTTTCACGTACCGCATCGGTGGCGTGGAGGGCCACATCATCAACCCCGTCCTGGAAAACAGCGAGGATTTCCAGCCCGACGAAGTTGAAGGCTGCCTCTCCATTCCCGGTTTGGGCTTCCCGGTGCGGCGCTACCGGGCCACGAGGGCAACCGGAGTGGACCTTAACGGCAACCCGGTTTCCGTGGAAGCCGAGGGCATGTTGGCTCGATGCTTCCAACATGAAACCGATCACCTGGACGGTGTCTTGTACACCGATCGGCTGGAGGGCGAGGACCGGAAGGCGGCTCTCCGGGCCATCCGTAACGCCAACTACCACGCCATCACGGAGCAAACCACCTCCAAGCGCGCCAACACGGTTGGTTCCAGTTTTGGTGGCGGCAGCTTCGGGGTTCCCGAGTGAGGGTACTTTTCGCGGGAACTCCCGCTGTCGCGGTCCCGTCGTTGGACGCGCTTGTCAAAGCCGGGTTCGACGTCGTGGCCGTCCTGACGCGACCGGACGCGCCCTTGGGCCGCAAGCGCATCCTGACTCCGTCTCCGGTGGCAGCCCGCGCCGCCGAACTTGGCATAGATGTCATCAGGGCAGCGAAGGTAGATCCGGACACGACCTCCCGCATTGCGGAATGTGCTCCCGATGTTGCCGCCATTGTGGCCTACGGGGGAATTGTTCCGCGCGCGGCGCTGGGCGTTCCCACCCACGGCTGGATAAACCTGCACTTCTCTTTGCTGCCGGCGTGGCGCGGCGCCGCACCCGTCCAGCGTTCCATCATCGCGGGCGACGACATCACCGGGGCGGCAACCTTCCAACTGGAGGAAGGCCTGGATACCGGGCCTGTCTTCGGGACGCTCACTGAAACCGTCCGGCCTGAAGACACCGCCGGTGACCTCTTGGACCGGCTCTCGGTGAGCGGCGCCGTTCTGCTCAGCCAGACGCTCTCCGCGATAGATGCCGGACATGCCGTCGCGCAACCGCAGACCGGTGAAGTGTCCTTGGCTCCCAAACTGACGCTGGACGATGGACGTCTGGACTGGACGCAGCCGGCTCTTGCCATAAATCGGAGGGCCAGGGGCGTCACTCCCGAACCAGGGGCATGGACCACTTTGGAAGGGCAGAGGGTCAAACTCGAACCTGTGCTGCCACGGCCCGACGTGAAGGACCTGGCGCCGGGAACCATCCGTGTGGAAGCAAAATCTGTACTGGTGGGAACCGGTTCCCACGCCGTAGAGCTTGGCCGGATTCAGCCGGCCGGTAAGAAAATGATGTCGCCGGCCGATTGGGCCCGCGGCTTGGCAGCACCCGAGAGAGTGGTATTCGAATGAGCGAGTCCGGCCGGCGAGGCCCCAACAACAGCGGGAGCCGGGACGGTGGCGGACAAGGCAACCGTGACGGGCAAGCGAACCGTGGCGGACAGGGGAGCAAGCGCAATGCCCAGGGCAGGGAACGCAACAGGGGACCGCAGCGCGGTTTCTCCACTAGTGCTCCCGCTCAGCGCACGCGCCGCGCCGACCCGGCGCGGCTGGTTGCTTTCGAAGTCCTCCGGGCGGTCGCTTCCGAGGACGCCTACGCGAACCTTGTCCTCCCGGCCCGCATCCGCGAGCACCGCCTGGATCGTCGTGATGCCGGATTCGCCACAGAGCTGAGCTACGGCGCGCTGCGCGGCCAAGGCACTTACGACGCGATCCTGGCCCGGTGCGTGGACCGGCCACTCGAACAGCTTGATCCGGCCATCCTGGATGCTCTGCGAATCGGCGCGCACCAACTGCTGTCCATGCGTGTGCCTGCCCATGCAGCCCTGGACCAGACGGTTGGTTTGGCCCGTGCGGTCATCGGCGCCGGCCCGTCCGCGCTTATCAACGCCGTGCTGCGCAAAGTCACGGCGCATACATGGGATGAGTGGCTGGATACGCTCCTTGACCAGGAAACGGATGAGACCAAAATCGCCGCCCTGCGCCACGCACACCCGGAATGGATTGTGCGGGCACTGCGCCAGTCTTTGGTGAACCACGGGCGTCCGAAGTCCGAGATCGACGCACTCCTTGAAGCCGACAACGCAGCACCTGTGGTCAACCTGGTGGCGTTGCCCGGACTGGGTGACCTCGACGAAGCGTTCGAAAACGGCGCCACCGCGGGCGAACTGGTGGAAGGCTCCGCCCTCTCAGCCGGTGGCGACCTTGGCCGCTTCGAGTCGGTCCGCCGTGGCACCACCCGCGTCCAGGACGTCGGCTCGCAGTTGGTTGCGCGCGCCTTGGCCGGCGTCGACCTTGACGGTTCTGCGCGGGATGGGGAACGGTGGCTGGACTTGTGTGCCGGCCCCGGAGGCAAGGCTGCGTTGCTTGCCGCCCTGGCCCACCGTGACGGCGCCACCCTCCTGGCAAACGAGCCCGCCCCGCACCGCGCAAAGCTGGTTCAGCAGGCCCTCTCGGCTGTTCCCAGTGAGAGCTGGTCTGTGCGGACCGGCGATGGACGCGACGTCGGCACCGAGCAGCCCGGGGCATTTGACCGTGTTCTGGTGGACGTCCCCTGCAGTGGCCTGGGAGCGTTGCGACGGCGGCCGGAATCGCGGTGGCGCCGCTCACCGAAGGATATTGGCGACCTCGGCCCGCTGCAGCGTGACCTGTTGACGTCGGCAATTGACGCCGTCAGGCCCGGCGGTGTGGTGGCTTACGTGACCTGCTCGCCGCACCCGGCAGAAACAACGGCAGTGGTGGGCGACGTGCTGGGCAAGCGTGAGGACCTTGAACTGCTCGACGCCGGACTGGCACTTGACCATGTCAGCCTCACCGGCAGCCTGGGTGCCGGCCACGAGCAAACGGCCCAGCTGTGGCCACATGTCCACCAGACGGATGCGATGTTCCTGGCGGTTATCCGCAAGAAAGCGTAGCCGCATAGATCAGACCGCAGCGGACGGGACGTCCGTTGCGGTCGTCCCGCGCACCAACTACCCGAAGGGCCTGCCTTGTCCCAGTGCTGTATCAACCCGAGCATCCTGTCCGCGGACTTCGTCAACCTTGAGGCGGAGTTGCA
This Paenarthrobacter sp. GOM3 DNA region includes the following protein-coding sequences:
- a CDS encoding benzoate/H(+) symporter BenE family transporter, encoding MPSPSPSTTERLVRKEALGPPVTAGIVTALVGFTSSFAVVLAGLKAVGANQGQASSGLLALTLTFGLGILWLSWRSKMPVTLAWSTPGAALLASAGMVDGGWPAAVGAFLLVGVLILLTGLLPVLGRIMAKIPTALAQAMLAGVLLPLCLAPFKSLGSAPLLIAPVVLCWIVLMKFAPRWSVPGSLLVALAVIGIHIASNGVQVPAEDLLPRLEWTTPAFTVEAAVGLALPLFIVTMASQNIPGVAVLKSFGYTTPWRSSMLVTGAGTVVGAPFGGHAINLAALSAALAAGEEAGKDHGRRWIAAFVSGLAYLVLAAGSAALVTVVAAAPPGLLEAVAGLALLGTLASSISSALAAAEERIPACITFLLAASGLSFAGVGAAFWALAGGILVRWMLKSRTPLQKG
- a CDS encoding antitoxin — encoded protein: MPVGLIDDLKGKAQGLIQGNEEAIRNGIEKAGDFVDEKTGGKYAGHVDKVQNAASDFVAKNDGEPQAPVADEPKQP
- a CDS encoding amino acid permease, coding for MNQLTASKSVLRRKPIDDIEEESKHSGLFKSLGLWQLTAIGVGGIIGVGIFSLAGLVAHGSEGSPGVGPAVLFSFLIAGLASGAAALSYAEFAGMIPRAGSAYTYGYVALGEIIGWFIGWDLLLEYIAIVAVVAIGISGYFDAFLSGIGIHMPTWMTSTADEGKGGIINLPAILVCLLVTWILSRGTKAFGRFELVAVAIKVILILFIIGLGIFYVNTENYNPFMPSGFGPVVAGAATVFFAVFGYDAMSTAAEEAKDGKKHMPKAIILSLIIAMLLYVAATLVLTGMQNYKDINPTAGFASAFTGVGLPVIATIISVFAVLSILTVMLTFLLGVTRVWFSMSRDGLLPGWFAKTDRNGTPQRVTWIAGIASAFLAGVFPIKEVADLTNIGILAAFVVVCVSVIVFRYTKPNAPRTFRLPLMPVVPAFGVLASAFLMFQLHWETWVRFGVWLVIGLVIYFSYGRKHSLMNPDSPRHKTVTTPSA
- a CDS encoding cytochrome, which translates into the protein MTAPLLAHATDYGRMYARSTTEQFSVPSITTVIGQQAHSLDGWFSYMGASSLAADPELPAILGSPAKIRQAINKASKAAELYRDQAAARGDRVHTYCEQVALRAMGRPHRAEECREDLAAHGEQAFAARFDEWWELYQVEPLAPEITVWNSTVGYAGTLDLVARINGRICLIDYKTKGTTRDGTVKALDDKVVMQLTAGMKAEESLVDPVTGQWEPWKYGDNPMLLAVAVGETEVRPQRANPEILKHHWWKFCALRRVWEMSADVTAAGQALLPIAPPVFATAGAGQGSAAAL
- the def gene encoding peptide deformylase yields the protein MAIMSIRIIGDPVLRTVADPVTEFGPELAKLVADMTETMEDVEGAGLAAPQVGVSQRVFTYRIGGVEGHIINPVLENSEDFQPDEVEGCLSIPGLGFPVRRYRATRATGVDLNGNPVSVEAEGMLARCFQHETDHLDGVLYTDRLEGEDRKAALRAIRNANYHAITEQTTSKRANTVGSSFGGGSFGVPE
- the fmt gene encoding methionyl-tRNA formyltransferase gives rise to the protein MRVLFAGTPAVAVPSLDALVKAGFDVVAVLTRPDAPLGRKRILTPSPVAARAAELGIDVIRAAKVDPDTTSRIAECAPDVAAIVAYGGIVPRAALGVPTHGWINLHFSLLPAWRGAAPVQRSIIAGDDITGAATFQLEEGLDTGPVFGTLTETVRPEDTAGDLLDRLSVSGAVLLSQTLSAIDAGHAVAQPQTGEVSLAPKLTLDDGRLDWTQPALAINRRARGVTPEPGAWTTLEGQRVKLEPVLPRPDVKDLAPGTIRVEAKSVLVGTGSHAVELGRIQPAGKKMMSPADWARGLAAPERVVFE
- a CDS encoding RsmB/NOP family class I SAM-dependent RNA methyltransferase, which produces MSESGRRGPNNSGSRDGGGQGNRDGQANRGGQGSKRNAQGRERNRGPQRGFSTSAPAQRTRRADPARLVAFEVLRAVASEDAYANLVLPARIREHRLDRRDAGFATELSYGALRGQGTYDAILARCVDRPLEQLDPAILDALRIGAHQLLSMRVPAHAALDQTVGLARAVIGAGPSALINAVLRKVTAHTWDEWLDTLLDQETDETKIAALRHAHPEWIVRALRQSLVNHGRPKSEIDALLEADNAAPVVNLVALPGLGDLDEAFENGATAGELVEGSALSAGGDLGRFESVRRGTTRVQDVGSQLVARALAGVDLDGSARDGERWLDLCAGPGGKAALLAALAHRDGATLLANEPAPHRAKLVQQALSAVPSESWSVRTGDGRDVGTEQPGAFDRVLVDVPCSGLGALRRRPESRWRRSPKDIGDLGPLQRDLLTSAIDAVRPGGVVAYVTCSPHPAETTAVVGDVLGKREDLELLDAGLALDHVSLTGSLGAGHEQTAQLWPHVHQTDAMFLAVIRKKA